From Neodiprion pinetum isolate iyNeoPine1 chromosome 7, iyNeoPine1.2, whole genome shotgun sequence, a single genomic window includes:
- the LOC138191325 gene encoding probable cytochrome P450 6a17 — MDKGYIDNDDEKTSNQMSGFNRVKITMLEGAAQAFVFWLGGFETSSTTATNCLYELAVHQDLQGKLVEEIDGVLAKFGSVSYDSINKMPYLYKVISGWYSPLTTVLHQSARKKLTVTGTGLRVAKGTAIIIPVYGLHSDPDVFPEREKFDPERFTEENVASRHRYTYLPFGEGLRNCMGMRFGLVQTKVAIISFLSKYSFTPGPNLKDPMVMDVGNLMHCPDSNGIVLRIEER, encoded by the exons ATGGACAAGGGTTACATAGACAACGATGACGAGAAAACGAGTAACCAAATGTCAG GGTTTAATAGGGTTAAAATAACCATGCTCGAAGGAGCTGCGCAGGCTTTCGTATTCTGGTTAGGAGGGTTTGAAACCTCATCGACAACAGCCACTAACTGCCTCTATGAGCTGGCGGTACATCAGGACTTGCAAGGGAAATTAGTCGAGGAAATAGACGGGGTACTGGCTAAATTTGGGAGCGTATCTTACGACAGTATCAACAAGATGCCGTATCTTTATAAGGTCATATCCGGTTGGTACAGTCCCTTGACTACAGTCCTCCATC AGAGTGCACGGAAGAAATTGACCGTCACTGGCACTGGTCTCCGCGTCGCTAAGGGGACTGCAATAATCATCCCGGTTTACGGATTACACAGCGACCCCGACGTATTTCCTGAACGAGAAAAGTTCGACCCCGAACGTTTCACCGAAGAGAACGTCGCAAGTAGACATCGGTACACTTATTTACCGTTTGGCGAGGGgctgaggaactgcatgg GCATGAGGTTCGGTCTGGTGCAGACGAAGGTTGCGATCATCAGTTTTCTTTCCAAATACAGTTTCACACCTGGACCAAATCTGAAAGACCCGATGGTCATGGACGTAGGAAATCTCATGCACTGCCCTGACAGTAATGGAATAGTGCTTCGCATCGAAGAACGATAA